A stretch of Scheffersomyces stipitis CBS 6054 chromosome 2, complete sequence DNA encodes these proteins:
- the PMC1 gene encoding Ca2+-transporting P-type ATPase (Ca2+-transporting P-type ATPase strongly induced under oxygen limitation May be involved in depleting cytosol of Ca2+ ions~go_component membrane~go_funtion ATP binding; hydrolase activity, acting on acid anhydrides, catalyzing transmembrane movement of substances; ATPase activity, coupled to transmembrane movement of ions, phosphorylative mechanism; catalytic activity~go_process cation transport; metabolism), translating to MSPITPAEKLAKSTTFTHLTATTSNNNIDASSVNSETPLHDETDLTYGPQQHKGAPPAPPAPLHKLASRLTSVSTRRGEQQALISHQELTTLHDPKSLKTLHDLGGFNRLLSLLNTDTFRGLNDTDSSDAAFRVHNWGANRLPTKRQRSFFRLCFEALKDKVLILLSVAAVVSLALGLYETFGEGTMYDDEGKPMPKVDWVEGVAILVAVAIVVLVGAANDYQKERQFAHLNAKKEDRELIVIRNGQQKLISIYDLLVGDIINLQTGDVVPADSILFQGEVECDESALTGESNTIKKVPAEEAMEFYKSQLPTNEDVGSTTVKFKDPYLISGAKVLSGLGNAIVTAVGVNSIHGRTMMSLSHESESTPLSERLDNLAEGISKYGFLAALLLFFILLIRFCVNISGDRSFSHLKSAEKGKKFLDILITAITIVVVAVPEGLPLAVTLALAFATTRMAQNGNLVRVLKSCETMGGATAVCSDKTGTLTENRMRIVKGFFGLDAATNSPLQFDDTIEGNGPKSPEIISKLFDDFKVFLCTNITLNSTAFENPDYDEAKESLARTKPKPRSFFSQLLSKNKTNPVELGVSSEPYLGNKTESALLILAKQRFGLFQDKPLEQHRQEGAKDIVQIIPFESSRKWAGIVMKIENGYRVYVKGAAEIVFKNCGYQYNNEGNLITLDRNMRDLSLSKIDEFANDALRAIALGHRDFVGVKNWPPAELASADNKNEVDPALLVYVSSNESSKPFILDALVGIQDPLKEGVPEAVLKCKHAGVTVRMVTGDNLITAKAISKGCNILTPDDLSNEYAFMEGPAFRKLSVEERNLVVPQLRVLARSSPEDKRILVDTLRKSGEVVAVTGDGTNDAPALKLADVGFSMGIAGTEVAREASDIILMTDDFTDIVQAIKWGRTVATSIKKFIQFQLTVNITACVLTFVSAVASSQNQSVLTAVQLLWVNLIMDTLAALALATDKPDDSFLNRKPAGRTAPLISTSMWKMILGQSTAQLIITFILHFAGRQLFFGGATTDNHQDKQLDAMTFNTFVWLQFWKLFVTRKLDEADEVTTVRGRITRENLDFFQHLFRNWYFITIAVIIGAAQILIMFVGGASFSIARQTPGMWATAILCGFISIPAGLLIRIIPNIWVEKIFPTKAFNELLYYVGFNWLSAKKRAIHSGKEVEEDVDLEKSSSLSSTDNRAEKVLEPNQK from the exons ATGTCTCCCATAACTCCGGCTGAaaagttggccaagtccACCACGTTCACGCATCTCACAGCTACCACAAGCAATAACA ATATTGACGCTTCCAGCGTCAACTCCGAAACTCCCTTGCACGATGAGACAGACTTGACATACGGTCCTCAACAGCACAAGGGCGCTCCGCCAGCTCCGCCAGCTCCCCTCCATAAACTCGCCTCCAGGCTCACGTCTGTCTCCACCAGGCGTGGCGAACAGCAGGCGCTTATTTCGCACCAGGAGCTCACAACTTTGCATGACCCCAAGTCGCTCAAGACACTCCATGATTTGGGAGGCTTCAACAGACTCTTGTCACTCTTGAACACTGATACCTTCCGGGGTTTGAACGACACCGACTCCAGCGATGCGGCTTTCCGAGTACATAACTGGGGTGCCAACAGATTGCCTACCAAACGCCAGAGATCCTTCTTCCGCTTATGCTTTGAAGCATTGAAGGACAAGGTGTTGATTCTCTTGTCTGTAGCAGCAGTTGTCTCGCTTGCTTTGGGACTCTACGAGACCTTTGGTGAGGGAACCATGTACGATGACGAGGGCAAACCGATGCCCAAAGTCGACTGGGTGGAAGGTGTAGCAATTTTGGTTGCTGTAGCCATTGTTGTATTGGTTGGTGCTGCCAACGACtaccaaaaagaaagacagTTTGCTCACTTGAACGCGAAGAAGGAAGACCGTGAGTTGATCGTAATACGAAATGGCCAGCAGAAGCTCATTTCCATATACGACTTGTTGGTTGGTGACATCATAAACTTGCAGACCGGTGACGTTGTGCCTGCTGACTCCATTTTGTTCCAGGGTGAAGTTGAATGTGACGAATCGGCTTTGACTGGTGAATCCAATACCATCAAGAAAGTTCCTGCCGAAGAGGCCATGGAATTCTACAAGCTGCAATTGCCTACTAATGAAGATGTAGGTTCTACCACTGTTAAGTTCAAGGACCCCTATTTGATATCAGGAGCCAAAGTACTTTCTGGTCTTGGAAATGCCATTGTTACAGCCGTGGGTGTCAACTCTATTCATGGAAGAACCATGATGAGTTTGAGTCACGAGTCTGAATCGACTCCCTTGCTGGAGCGTTTAGACAATTTGGCTGAGGGTATCTCTAAGTACGGTTTCTTAGCTGCCCTATTattgttcttcatcttgcTCATCAGATTCTGTGTCAACATATCTGGTGACCGTTCGTTCAGCCATCTCAAGAGCGCTGAAAAGGGTAAAAAGTTCTTGGACATATTAATTACCGCAATCACCATCGTAGTTGTGGCTGTTCCTGAAGGTTTGCCCTTGGCTGTAACGTTGGCTTTGGCGTTTGCTACAACCAGAATGGCCCAGAACGGTAACTTAGTCAGAGTATTGAAATCGTGTGAAACTATGGGTGGTGCCACTGCTGTTTGTTCTGATAAGACAGGTACTTTAACCGAGAACAGAATGAGAATCGTTAAAGGCTTCTTTGGCTTGGACGCTGCTACCAACTCTCCTCTACAATTCGACGATACTATTGAAGGCAATGGACCAAAGTCTCCCGAAATCATCAGTAAGTTGTTTGATGACTTCAAGGTCTTCCTTTGCACTAACATCACTCTCAACTCCACTGCCTTTGAAAATCCTGACTACGACGAAGCCAAGGAATCACTTGCCAGAACCAAGCCAAAGCCAAGATCTTTTTTCTCTCAGTTGTTGTCCAAAAACAAGACTAACCCAGTAGAGTTGGGTGTGAGCTCTGAACCATACTTAGGAAACAAAACTGAATCCGCATTATTGATATTGGCCAAACAGAGGTTCGGTTTGTTCCAGGACAAGCCTTTAGAGCAACATCGCCAAGAAGGTGCAAAGGACATCGTTCAAATTATTCCGTTCGAATCGTCCAGAAAATGGGCTGGTATAGTCATGAAGATCGAGAATGGTTACCGTGTTTACGTCAAGGGTGCAGCTGAAATCGTGTTCAAGAACTGTGGCTACCAATACAACAACGAAGGTAACTTGATCACTTTGGACAGAAACATGCGCGATTTGTCTTTAAGCAAGATCGATGAGTTTGCCAACGATGCCTTGAGAGCTATTGCATTGGGTCACCGTGATTTCGTTGGTGTCAAGAACTGGCCACCTGCTGAATTGGCTAGTGCTGATAACAAGAACGAAGTCGACCCAGCTTTGCTTGTTTACGTATCGTCAAACGAGTCTTCCAAGCCTTTTATCTTGGACGCTTTGGTTGGTATCCAGGATCCATTGAAGGAAGGTGTTCCTGAAGCTGTATTGAAGTGTAAGCATGCCGGTGTCACTGTCAGAATGGTTACTGGTGATAACTTGATCACTGCCAAGGCGATCTCTAAGGGATGTAATATCTTGACTCCAGACGACTTGTCTAACGAATATGCCTTTATGGAAGGTCCAGCATTCAGAAAGTTGtcagtagaagaaagaaacttGGTTGTTCCTCAATTGAGAGTGTTGGCCAGATCTTCGCCCGAAGACAAGAGAATCTTGGTAGACACCTTGCGTAAGTCTGGCGAAGTTGTTGCTGTAACTGGTGATGGTACCAATGATGCTCCTGccttgaagttggctgaTGTTGGGTTTTCCATGGGTATTGCTGGCACTGAAGTTGCCAGAGAGGCCTCGGATATCATTTTGATGACCGACGATTTCACCGATATTGTTCAAGCCATCAAGTGGGGTAGAACTGTTGCCACTTCTATCAAAAAGTTTATTCAGTTCCAGTTGACTGTCAACATCACTGCCTGTGTCTTAACGTTTGTTTCGGCCGTTGCTTCTTCTCAAAACCAATCCGTTTTAACTGCCGTTCAGCTTTTGTGGGTCAACTTGATTATGGATACATTAGCAGCACTTGCTTTGGCCACCGACAAACCTGACGActcgttcttgaacagaAAGCCAGCCGGCAGAACTGCCCCTTTAATTTCAACCTCTATGTGGAAGATGATTTTGGGTCAATCTACCGCTCAGTTGATCATCACCTTCATCTTACACTTTGCCGGCCGTCAGTTGTTCTTCGGTGGTGCTACCACTGACAACCACCAGGACAAGCAGTTAGATGCCATGACTTTCAACACTTTCGTCTGGTTGCAATTCTGGAAGTTGTTTGTTACAAGAAAATTGGACGAGGCGGATGAAGTCACCACTGTAAGAGGTAGAATCACACGTGAAAACTTGGATTTCTTCCAGCACTTGTTTAGAAACTGGTACTTCATCACCATTGCCGTTATCATTGGAGCTGCTCAAATATTAATTATGTTTGTTGGTGGTGCTTCTTTCAGTATTGCTAGACAAACACCAGGAATGTGGGCCACCGCTATTTTGTGTGGTTTCATTTCGATTCCTGCCGGTCTTCTTATCAGAATTATTCCAAACATTTGGGTTGAAAAGATTTTCCCAACGAAGGCGTTTAACGAATTGCTCTACTATGTTGGTTTCAACTGGTTGAGCGCCAAGAAGAGAGCCATCCACAGCGGCAAGGAAGTCGAAGAAGACGTAGACTTGGAGAAGTCATCCTCGTTGTCCAGTACCGATAACAGAGCCGAGAAGGTGCTTGAGCCTAACCAAAAGTAG
- the GAD2 gene encoding glutamate decarboxylase 2 (go_funtion carboxy-lyase activity~go_process amino acid metabolism), translating to MAITSDLETSRVEELDHLLTVLKPKLLSYIEKADRDSKNYEVNSLGHYYEPQFLKKQFFHPPQATSIVGNDPQDDDKLFEVIDKVLEYSVNTWNPGFLDKLYASNNPIGVVSDIILSMLNTNSHVYTVSPVLSIIENHIGRKYASLFFTNHRKTCGGLTFSGGSWSNITSLQMARSLRFPDTKENGNGSYKFAVYSSKHCHYSVEKAAILLGLGSSNVFKVNILADGSMDANDLEKKIDQSIKDGYTPLYINATAGTTVFGSYDPFEKIADIAQKYKIHFHVDGSWGGNVIFSATHKKKLAGVERADSITVNPHKMLGVPNTCSFLLVPHVSHFQESMSLKAPYLFHGREEEEDENYDLADGTMGCGRRADSFKFYMAWLYFGFEGFASRVDHAFAIARDFVEKISRDKRFELVIGDTENLPQCLQVCFYYRPSSYTHEDNTDITRYISRELHKQGKYLVDFSPNPTSSDNKGEFFRVVFNSPILSDEVVDDLITSIVESGETYKHI from the exons ATGGCAATTACTTCTGACCTTGAAACTTCCCGtgtggaagaattggacCATCTTCTCACGGTCTTGAAACCTAAGCTTTTATCATACATAGAGAAGGCTGACCGAGACTCAAAGAACTACGAAGTCAACTCATTGGGCCACTACTACGAACCTCAATTCCTCAAGAAACAATTCTTCCACCCCCCACAGGCTACATCTATAGTTGGCAACGATCCTCAAGATGA CGACAAGTTATTTGAAGTCATAGACAAGGTGCTAGAATATTCAGTCAATACCTGGAATCCGGGGTTCTTGGATAAACTCTATGCCTCCAACAATCCCATTGGTGTTGTTTCTGATATCATTCTTTCAATGCTCAACACCAATTCGCATGTATATACGGTTTCTCCGGTGTTGTCCATTATTGAAAACcatattggaagaaagtaTGCATCTCTCTTTTTTACCAATCATCGCAAGACCTGCGGAGGCTTGACCTTTTCAGGAGGCTCATGGTccaacatcaccagtttGCAAATGGCACGTAGTTTACGTTTCCCAGACACCAAGGAAAACGGCAATGGCAGCTACAAATTTGCCGTTTATTCGTCAAAGCATTGTCACTACTCAGTGGAAAAGGCTGCTATCTTGTTAGGCTTGGGCTCATCCAACGTCTTCAAGGTAAACATTCTTGCTGATGGCTCTATGGATGCTAatgatttggaaaagaaaattgacCAGTCAATCAAAGACGGATACACTCCACTCTACATCAATGCCACAGCTGGTACGACTGTGTTTGGCTCCTACGATCCGTTTGAAAAAATCGCCGATATTGCTCAGAAATACAAAATCCACTTCCATGTAGACGGATCTTGGGGTGGTAACGTGATCTTCTCTGCCACacacaagaagaagttggcagGTGTTGAAAGAGCTGACTCGATCACCGTTAATCCCCACAAGATGTTGGGGGTTCCCAACACATGTTCGTTTTTGCTTGTACCTCATGTGAGCCACTTCCAAGAATCGATGTCACTTAAGGCACCCTACCTTTTCCATGGGCgcgaagaagaagaggacgaAAACTACGATCTAGCTGACGGTACTATGGGCTGCGGCAGAAGAGCTGattcgttcaagttctACATGGCATGGCTCTATTTTGGGTTTGAGGGATTTGCATCCAGAGTAGACCATgcttttgcaattgctcgtgattttgttgaaaaaatCTCCAGAGATAAGAGATTCGAATTGGTTATCGGCGACACAGAGAACTTGCCCCAGTGTCTACAAGTTTGTTTCTACTACCGTCCTAGTCTGTACACCCACGAGGACAATACCGATATTACCAGATACATTTCGCGAGAATTACACAAACAAGGCAAATATTTGGTTGATTTCTCGCCCAATCCCACCAGCAGCGATAACAAGGGTGAATTTTTCCGGGTTGTGTTCAATTCTCCTATTTTGAGCGACGAGGTTGTAGACGACCTTATCACGAGCATCGTTGAATCTGGTGAAACATACAAACACATTTAG
- a CDS encoding predicted protein, with the protein MSDEKTQAQLEINSTAGDSSDAVNKTSDDFHDHIELKRHTSAEIESSGNWYDKKVSIFGTKYGFRFSNAMTQVVMLSFVVFMTPGMFNALSGIGAAINDVKTSDNANVALYSTFASVGFFGGTICNTIGVRASLMFGGMGYALYAASLLCFYHTENKGFVIFAGAFLGVCASVLWSAQGTIIMSYPTEGTKGRAIMVFWFIFNFGAVIGAIIPLADNLENKSSAVNDGTFIAFIILMSLGSIIAYFMLPMSKVYKSDGTRVMTQKHPYWKDELFGLGKLLWREPKILLMFPMFFASNWFYTYQFNDFNAGRFNVRTRSLNSLLYWFSQMIGALFIGSILDLKYFTRANRARIGWFIIFVLGMGIWGGGLKFQQQFTRKDVTIQAPATEPRLAPIDFKDGGYIGPMFLYIFYGVYDAIFQSFILWTLGALSNNPKKTALYAGFYKGIQSAGAAIAWRLDALETPYMDMFASSWGLVHGSLVIAAPLVLFKITNHTEAEEDGMDKVVDADELTSVKSTGPHSIALPENIDSKV; encoded by the coding sequence ATGTCTGACGAAAAAACTCAAGCTCAATTAGAGATCAACTCCACGGCTGGCGACTCGTCCGATGCCGTCAACAAGACCTCAGATGACTTCCATGACCACATCGAGTTGAAGAGACATACTTCTGCCGAAATCGAGTCCTCTGGAAATTGGTACGACAAAAAGGTGTCTATCTTCGGTACCAAGTATGGCTTCCGTTTCTCAAATGCCATGACTCAAGTTGTCATGTTGTCGTTCGTCGTGTTTATGACCCCAGGTATGTTCAACGCCTTGTCTGGTATTGGTGCTGCCATCAATGATGTCAAGACTTCCGATAACGCTAACGTTGCCTTATACTCTACCTTTGCCTCTGTTGGTTTCTTCGGTGGTACCATCTGTAACACTATCGGAGTCAGAGCCTCGCTTATGTTCGGTGGTATGGGTTACGCCTTGTATGCTGCTTCTCTCTTATGTTTCTACCATACCGAGAACAAAGGGTTCGTTATCTTTGCCGGTGCTTTCTTGGGTGTTTGTGCCTCTGTCTTGTGGTCTGCCCAAGGTACCATTATCATGTCTTACCCAACTGAAGGAACTAAAGGTAGAGCAATTATGGTCTTTTGGTTCATTTTTAACTTCGGTGCTGTCATCGGTGCCATCATTCCTTTGGCCGACAACTTAGAAAACAAATCCTCTGCCGTTAACGACGGTACATTCATCGCATTCATCATCTTGATGTCCTTGGGTAGTATCATTGCTTACTTCATGTTGCCCATGTCCAAGGTTTACAAATCCGACGGTACCAGAGTCATGACTCAGAAGCACCCATACTGGAAGGACGAGTTGTTTGGCTTGGGTAAGTTGTTGTGGAGAGAaccaaagatcttgttgatgttcCCTATGTTCTTCGCCTCTAACTGGTTCTACACCTACCAATTCAACGATTTCAATGCCGGCCGTTTCAACGTCAGAACCAGATCCTTAAACTCGTTGTTGTACTGGTTCTCCCAGATGATCGGCGCCTTGTTCATCGGTTCCATCTTGGATTTGAAGTACTTCACCAGAGCTAACAGAGCCAGAATCGGCTGGTTTATCATCTTTGTTCTTGGTATGGGTATCTGGGGTGGAGGTTTGAagttccaacaacaattcaCCCGTAAAGACGTCACTATCCAGGCTCCAGCTACTGAACCAAGACTTGCTCCAATTGACTTCAAGGACGGTGGCTACATTGGCCCAATGTTCCTCTACATTTTCTACGGTGTCTACGATGCCATCTTCCAGTCGTTCATCTTGTGGACTCTTGGTgctctttccaacaacCCAAAGAAGACTGCCTTGTACGCTGGTTTCTACAAGGGTATTCAATCAGCTGGTGCTGCTATCGCCTGGAGATTGGATGCTCTTGAAACTCCCTACATGGACATGTTTGCTTCATCGTGGGGTTTGGTTCACGGTTCGCTTGTGATCGCCGCTCCATTGGTGCTTTTCAAAATCACCAACCACACCGAAGCTGAGGAGGATGGAATGGACAAGGTTGTTGACGCTGACGAGTTGACCTCCGTCAAGTCCACCGGTCCTCACTCTATCGCACTTCCAGAAAACATTGACAGCAAGGTCTAA
- a CDS encoding predicted protein (go_component nucleus~go_funtion nucleic acid binding) has translation MSIDDDSLYLYHLTLRAPSNFTSSVLGQFLGEKKSQEILVSSVSTLQLLRPNAETGKIEVVASQNTLGVIHKIEKIRIVGTQKDLAVVVGESGKVVFLEFDVDLHRFVPVLQEPYAKTGFGRVNPGEYLAVDPQSRCIFLGAIERNKLIFKVETDSQGKVELSSPLEAHSKHTLTLSVVALDTQFSNPVFAAIECDYSNYHSDGKVQFDADSSPLLLNYYELDQGLNHIVKKKSTNTIPSSATHLIPLPSHVGGVFVCCKNYIIYDNLHKNLERLYLPLPLRKDSEYTVVVSHVVHKLKKNNFFVLLQSSMGDLFKVTVEYNSDKELIEDIQIGYFDTIPVSSSLNILKSGFLFANVLNNDKLYYQFEKLGDDDENIQLKASPDISSIDEEDRSNRTFTVKALDNLALVEIFTSLSPITDAGIVESISSGTADSLQQMITASSHSHLKSLVHGIQTSTLVSSPLPIIPTGVLTTKLFADSRSDEYLVISSTVASRTLVLSIGEVVEEVENSQFVNDQPTLAVQQVGTSSVVQIYTNGIRHVKHTRTEDKEQSISRKITDWYPPAGITIVNASTHREQVIIALSNAEICYFEVDATDDQLIEYQDRVEMSNSITSIAICEETANKKNLFAVVGCSDETIQVLSLQPHNCLETLSLQALSANSTSLSMLQNDNTTMVHIGMDNGLYVRTSIEEISGNLSDTRIKYLGSKPVTLSVTKLPNGSKAILAISSRPWICYYNRSEFKVTPLLGVKILKGASFSSEDIGGEGIVALSDNNLIVFTIGKEDVEFDINQDVNIEKIRLRYTPRKLIIDDDGKSSKVNYIYALQSEYGTKSPFSPSNLNSEDDPESEIDQDYYDAFGYETEVDKWASCIQVVDFENSSIIQTVEFSSNESAISMAKLHFVSSGKGNMEHLIIGVTTDRKFLKNSVGKSYLFTFKIQKNTRKSNKKRLEYLHKTEIDCSPTVMIPFNGRLLVGMGKYLRLYDIGHRQLLRKSSTNIDYISSIVDLVHTGGERIAFGDSHSSIVFAKFDSAENRFVPFADDIMKRQITAVAALDYDTVIGGDKFGNVFVSRVPDSVSKKSDEDWSLLKVQESYLNASPSRTKNLCEFFLSDTPTSFTKGSMTIGGHDGIIYTGIQGTVGLLLPLSTKSEVQFINSLEQSLRQQMGFNLLGMDHLKFRSYYNPVKNVIDGDLIEKYYELSQSLKIKIARELNRTPKEVEKKISDLRNRSAF, from the exons ATGTCTATCGATGATGATTCGCTCTATCTCTACCATCTCACGCTAAGGGCTCCTTCCAATTTCACGCTGTCGGTGTTAGGGCAGTTTTTGGGCGAAAAGAAGTCACAGGAGATTCTAGTATCATCCGTTAGcactcttcaattgttaCGTCCGAATGCCGAAACTGGCAAGATAGAAGTGGTGGCGAGTCAAAATACTCTCGGTGTAATAcataaaattgaaaagatccGAATCGTGGGTACTCAAAAGGACCTAGCAGTTGTAGTAGGAGAGTCTGGAAAAGTGGTGTTTCTAGAGTTTGACGTAGATTTGCATAGGTTTGTGCCTGTTTTACAAGAACCGTATGCAAAGACAGGATTTGGAAGAGTCAATCCAGGAGAGTACCTTGCTGTAGATCCTCAGAGTCGCTGCATTTTTCTTGGTGCcatagaaagaaacaaattgaTTTTCAAAGTAGAGACAGACTCTCAAGGAAAGGTAGAGCTCTCTTCACCTTTAGAGGCACACTCGAAACATACTTTGACATTAAGTGTCGTAGCGTTGGATACTCAGTTTTCCAACCCTGTTTTCGCTGCCATTGAGTGCGATTATTCTAACTACCACAGTGATGGAAAGGTTCAGTTCGATGCGGATTCCTCGCCTCTTCTACTCAATTATTACGAGCTTGACCAGGGGTTGAATCATATAGTCAAAAAAAAGTCCACAAATACCATTCCTTCATCGGCTACGCATTTGATCCCATTACCGAGCCATGTTGGTGGGGTTTTCGTCTGTTGCAAAAACTATATCATATATGATAATCTTCATAAAAATCTCGAAAGACTCTATCTTCCTTTACCACTTAGAAAGGACAGCGAATATACCGTAGTTGTCAGTCATGTCGTCCataaattgaaaaagaacaatttctttgttttACTTCAATCTTCTATGGGTGACTTATTCAAAGTGACTGTTGAATACAACAGCGACAAAGAGTTGATTGAGGATATTCAGATCGGCTATTTTGACACCATTCCCGTTTCATCGTCGTTGAACATTTTGAAAAGTGGATTTCTCTTCGCAAATGTGTTGAACAATGACAAGCTCTACTACCAGTTCGAGAAATTGGGagacgacgacgaaaaTATTCAGTTGAAAGCATCTCCTGATATTTCATCtattgacgaagaagatagaAGCAACAGAACATTTACAGTGAAAGCTCTCGACAACTTAGCATTAGTAGAGATTTTCACTTCTCTCAGTCCGATAACTGATGCTGGCATTGTGGAGTCGATTTCTAGTGGTACAGCTGACTCATTACAACAGATGATTACCGCATCTTCACATTCGCATTTGAAATCACTAGTACATGGAATTCAAACCTCGACTCTTGTATCTTCACCATTGCCTATCATCCCAACTGGAGTGCTCACAACGAAGTTGTTTGCAGATTCTCGTAGCGATGAATACTTGGTCATATCCTCCACAGTAGCTTCCCGAACTCTTGTATTGTCTATTGGCGAGgtagttgaagaagtcgaaaaCTCTCAATTTGTCAATGATCAACCTACTCTTGcagttcaacaagtagGGACTTCTTCAGTAGTTCAAATCTACACAAATGGGATACGACACGTAAAACACACAAGAACCGAAGATAAAGAACAGTCTATATCCAGAAAGATCACAGATTGGTATCCGCCGGCTGGCATCACTATTGTCAATGCCAGCACTCACAGGGAACAGGTGATCATTGCTCTTTCAAATGCCGAGATTTGCTACTTTGAAGTAGATGCCACAGACGACCAGTTAATAGAGTATCAAGACAGAGTAGAAATGTCTAATTCAATTACATCGATCGCTATATGCGAGGAGACAgcaaacaaaaagaacttGTTTGCTGTAGTTGGCTGTTCTGATGAAACCATTCAGGTTTTATCTTTGCAACCACACAATTGTCTTGAGACATTATCGTTGCAGGCTCTTTCAGCTAACAGTACTTCATTGCTGATGCTCCAGAACGACAACACAACAATGGTTCACATTGGAATGGACAATGGACTTTATGTTCGGACTTctatagaagaaatcagTGGAAATCTATCTGACACTCGCATAAAGTATCTTGGCTCCAAGCCCGTGACTTTATCAGTAACCAAATTACCAAATGGAAGCAAAGCGATTTTGGCTATCTCCTCCAGACCTTGGATTTGTTACTACAATAGGAGCGAGTTCAAAGTCACTCCTCTCCTTGGTgtcaaaatcttgaaagGAGCATCTTTCAGTTCTGAGGACATAGGAGGTGAAGGAATTGTTGCTCTATCTGACAACAATTTAATTGTCTTCACTATAGGCAAAGAAGACGTAGAGTTCGATATAAACCAGGACgtcaatattgaaaaaatcCGTTTAAGGTATACACCCAGGAAGTTAATTATAGACGATGACGGAAAGAGCTCTAAAGTAAATTACATATATGCCTTACAGTCAGAATACGGAACTAAGAGTCCATTCTCACCTTCAAACTTGAATTCGGAAGATGACCCTGAAAGTGAAATAGACCAAGATTATTACGACGCTTTTGGCTATGAGACTGAAGTTGATAAATGGGCATCATGCATTCAAGTGGtagattttgaaaatctgAGTATCATTCAAACAGTTGAGTTCTCTAGCAACGAGAGTGCTATATCCATGGCAAAATTGCACTTTGTATCGTCAGGCAAGGGTAATATGGAACATTTAATTATTGGAGTTACTACAGATAGGAAGTTTCTCAAAAATTCAGTTGGGAAAAGTTACCTATTCACATTCAAAATCCAAAAGAATACCAGAAAATCCAATAAGAAAAGACTAGAGTATCTTCATAAGACAGAGATAGATTGTTCACCTACAGTGATGATTCCTTTTAATGGAAGATTGTTGGTTGGCATGGGAAAGTATTTACGACTTTATGATATTGGACATCGCCAATTGCTTCGAAAATCGTCTACAAATATTGACTACATTTCTTCTATAGTAGACCTTGTACATACTGGAGGAGAGAGAATAGCATTTGGAGATTCTCATTCGTCCATTGTATTTGCCAAGTTTGACTCTGCTGAGAACAGATTTGTACCATTTGCTGACGACATAATGAAGCGACAAATTACAGCAGTCGCAGCTTTGGATTACGATACCGTTATAGGCGGTGACAAATTTGGAAATGTATTCGTTTCTCGAGTTCCCGATTCCGTTTCGAAAAAGTCTGATGAAGACTGGAGTCTATTGAAAGTCCAGGAATCATATTTGAATGCTTCTCCATCTAGAACGAAGAACCTCTGTGAGTTTTTCCTTCTGGATACACCAACTTCCTTCACCAAAGGCAGTATGACGATTGGTGGACATGATGGCATTATTTACACTGGTATTCAAGGAACTGTAGGATTGCTTTTGCCTCTTTCTACAAAGCTGGAAGTCCAGTTCATAAACAGTTTGGAGCAATCGTTGCGACAA CAAATGGGTTTCAATTTACTTGGTATGGATCActtgaaattcagaagtTATTATAATCCAGTGAAGAACGTCATTGATGGGGATTTGATAGAGAAGTACTATGAGCTTAGCCAAAGCTTGAAAATAAAAATTGCCCGTGAATTGAATAGAACACCAAAAGAAGtcgagaagaagatctctGACTTACGAAATAGATCAGCATTCTAG